Proteins encoded within one genomic window of Polaribacter sp. NJDZ03:
- a CDS encoding OadG family protein, producing MTNIFLNTSNINEGYVILFTGLFIVFSALVVLALFFNYGLPVMLYVYKIITKGKDKKISEIKVKGDHNFTGEISAVIGAAVHMYTSEQHDHESAILTIKQVKKTYSPWSSKIYGIQNRL from the coding sequence ATGACAAACATATTTTTAAATACCAGCAATATCAATGAAGGCTACGTTATTTTATTTACAGGGTTATTCATTGTTTTTAGTGCGTTAGTAGTACTAGCACTTTTCTTTAACTATGGATTGCCTGTAATGCTTTATGTGTACAAAATAATTACCAAAGGAAAGGATAAGAAAATCAGTGAAATAAAAGTAAAAGGAGATCATAATTTTACTGGTGAAATTTCTGCGGTTATTGGTGCTGCAGTACATATGTATACAAGTGAACAACACGACCATGAAAGCGCAATTTTAACCATAAAACAAGTTAAAAAAACGTATTCACCATGGAGTTCTAAAATTTACGGAATTCAAAATAGATTATAA
- the mce gene encoding methylmalonyl-CoA epimerase, translating into MNISHIEHLGIAVNNLEESIKYYEEVLGLKCYSIEEVVDQKVKTAFFLVGNTKIELLESTSPDGPIGKFIEKKGPGIHHIAFAVPNATEALKTAEQRGVKLIDKVSRKGAEGLNIGFLHPKSTLGVLTELCSKE; encoded by the coding sequence ATGAATATTTCACATATAGAGCATTTAGGTATTGCTGTTAATAATTTAGAAGAATCCATAAAATATTACGAAGAAGTTTTAGGTTTAAAATGTTATTCTATAGAAGAGGTTGTCGATCAGAAAGTGAAGACAGCCTTTTTTTTGGTAGGTAACACAAAAATAGAATTATTAGAGAGTACTTCTCCGGATGGTCCAATTGGTAAATTTATAGAGAAAAAAGGACCAGGTATTCATCATATAGCCTTTGCGGTACCAAATGCAACAGAAGCATTAAAAACTGCAGAACAACGTGGCGTTAAACTTATTGATAAAGTCTCAAGAAAAGGAGCAGAAGGACTAAACATTGGCTTTCTTCATCCAAAATCTACCTTGGGCGTACTTACAGAACTTTGTTCTAAAGAATAA
- a CDS encoding transglutaminase family protein, translating to MIFDLWHKTKYSYENGASFCHNITTLKPKSFKGQTVLEYALEISPEPTDISERLDFFGNTVTRFSIQQSHEELVVIARSKVSRDYDIQIEGQNLTEGKKVTIEEALKLLKGTQPDIIEARQFVLGSPLISDMSAVIKEYALVSFKPERSLYEASYELMQRIFTDFDFVSGFTNIATPLKVVMKEKKGVCQDFAQIAIACVRSMGLPARYVSGYIETLPPEGKEKLIGTDASHAWFSVFIPTLGWIDFDPTNNQIPKNQHIVVAHGRDYYDVPPLKGVIYSTGKSKMDVAVDLRPAKNHQSQSQSQS from the coding sequence ATGATTTTTGATCTTTGGCACAAAACAAAATATAGTTATGAAAACGGTGCTTCCTTTTGTCATAATATAACCACTTTAAAGCCTAAAAGTTTTAAAGGACAAACTGTTTTAGAGTATGCGTTAGAAATTAGTCCAGAACCTACTGATATTTCAGAAAGACTCGATTTTTTTGGAAATACGGTTACTCGTTTTTCTATTCAGCAAAGTCATGAAGAACTAGTTGTTATTGCACGTAGTAAAGTTTCTAGAGATTATGATATACAAATAGAAGGACAAAATTTAACTGAAGGAAAAAAAGTTACTATAGAAGAAGCGCTTAAATTATTAAAAGGAACACAACCAGACATTATTGAAGCGAGACAATTTGTTTTAGGATCTCCTTTAATTTCGGATATGAGTGCTGTAATTAAAGAATATGCATTGGTTTCTTTTAAACCAGAAAGATCTTTGTATGAAGCTTCTTACGAGTTAATGCAACGAATTTTTACAGATTTCGATTTTGTTTCTGGCTTTACAAACATTGCAACGCCATTAAAAGTAGTAATGAAAGAGAAAAAAGGTGTTTGTCAAGATTTTGCTCAAATAGCTATTGCTTGTGTTAGGTCTATGGGATTACCTGCCAGATATGTTAGTGGCTACATAGAAACACTGCCACCAGAAGGAAAAGAAAAACTGATTGGTACTGATGCTTCTCATGCATGGTTTTCTGTATTTATCCCAACCCTAGGTTGGATAGATTTTGACCCAACCAACAACCAAATACCAAAAAACCAACATATAGTTGTTGCTCACGGTAGAGATTATTATGATGTTCCGCCATTAAAAGGAGTTATTTATAGTACTGGTAAAAGTAAAATGGATGTAGCTGTAGATTTAAGACCTGCCAAAAATCATCAAAGTCAAAGCCAGAGTCAGTCTTAA
- a CDS encoding acyl-CoA carboxylase subunit beta, with amino-acid sequence MANQDKINELIEKRAEAKMGGGEKRIDSQHAKGKLTARERIDILLDDDSFEEFDMFVTHRTKSFGLDKQIYLSDGVVTGHGTIDGRIVYVFAQDFTVFGGSLSETYALKICKVMDMAMKIGVPVIGLNDSGGARIQEGVRSLAGYAEIFQRNIMASGVIPQISSILGPCAGGAVYSPALTDFTIMTENTSYMFVTGPKVVKTVTGEVVTAEELGGAKIHSTRSGVSHFLAANDEENLLLVRKLLSYLPSNNLEEAPILPCNDPIDRLEDALNEIIPENPNQPYDIVDVISILTDNGEFTEVHRNYARNICVGFARFNGRPVGIVANQPKYYAGVLDIDASRKAARFVRFCDAFNIPIVTLVDVPGFLPGTGQEYGGIILHGAKLLFAYGEATVPKVTITLRKSYGGAHDVMSCKQLRGDVNYAWPTAEIAVMGAKGAVEVLEGSNIRKIEDADEKQEYIQKKEDEYTAKFANPYMAAKYGFIDDVIEPRNTRFRIIRALELLQNKKDVNPPKKHSNIPL; translated from the coding sequence ATGGCAAATCAAGATAAAATTAACGAACTCATTGAAAAAAGAGCGGAAGCTAAAATGGGTGGTGGAGAAAAACGTATCGATTCTCAGCATGCTAAAGGTAAATTAACTGCACGTGAACGTATAGATATTCTTTTAGACGATGATAGTTTTGAAGAGTTTGATATGTTTGTAACACACAGAACAAAATCTTTTGGATTGGATAAACAAATTTATCTTTCTGATGGTGTTGTTACCGGACATGGTACAATAGACGGAAGAATTGTATATGTATTTGCACAAGATTTTACGGTATTCGGTGGTTCTTTATCTGAAACCTATGCTTTAAAAATATGCAAGGTAATGGATATGGCAATGAAAATTGGTGTACCAGTAATTGGTTTAAATGATTCTGGTGGAGCGCGTATTCAAGAAGGAGTTAGATCTTTAGCGGGTTATGCAGAGATTTTTCAAAGAAATATTATGGCTTCTGGGGTAATTCCTCAAATTTCTTCAATTTTAGGTCCTTGTGCTGGTGGTGCTGTGTATTCACCGGCGTTAACAGACTTTACAATTATGACCGAAAATACAAGTTATATGTTTGTTACAGGCCCTAAAGTGGTAAAAACCGTTACTGGAGAGGTTGTAACGGCAGAAGAATTAGGTGGCGCTAAAATTCATTCTACTAGATCTGGAGTCTCTCATTTTTTAGCTGCAAATGATGAAGAAAATTTATTATTAGTGCGTAAGTTATTAAGTTACTTGCCTTCAAATAATTTAGAAGAAGCACCCATTTTACCTTGTAACGATCCTATTGATCGTTTAGAAGATGCTTTAAATGAGATTATTCCAGAAAACCCAAATCAACCTTATGATATTGTAGATGTAATTTCAATCCTTACAGATAATGGAGAATTTACAGAAGTGCACAGAAATTATGCTAGAAATATCTGTGTCGGTTTTGCTAGATTTAATGGTCGTCCGGTTGGCATTGTTGCCAATCAACCTAAATATTATGCAGGTGTTTTAGACATTGATGCTTCAAGAAAAGCAGCACGATTTGTTCGTTTTTGCGATGCTTTTAATATTCCTATTGTAACCTTAGTTGATGTACCAGGTTTCTTACCAGGAACAGGTCAAGAATACGGCGGAATTATTTTACACGGGGCAAAATTACTATTCGCTTATGGAGAAGCAACTGTACCTAAAGTAACAATTACTTTACGTAAATCTTATGGTGGAGCGCATGATGTAATGAGTTGTAAGCAATTACGAGGTGATGTAAATTATGCGTGGCCAACCGCAGAAATTGCTGTAATGGGAGCTAAAGGAGCTGTAGAAGTTTTAGAAGGATCTAATATTCGAAAAATAGAAGATGCAGATGAAAAACAAGAGTACATTCAGAAAAAAGAGGATGAGTATACTGCCAAGTTTGCAAATCCATACATGGCAGCAAAATACGGATTTATAGACGATGTTATAGAGCCAAGAAACACGCGTTTCAGAATTATTAGAGCATTAGAATTACTTCAAAATAAAAAAGATGTAAATCCTCCAAAAAAACACTCAAACATTCCATTATAA
- a CDS encoding circularly permuted type 2 ATP-grasp protein → MTIEESKIEKTILHDYFLNKSKYDELLISKMEETSDWKVLLDNLQKIGPKKLASKQADIDWLLAENGVTYNVYNDPKGLNRPWNLNVVPFIIHQSEWSEVERGIQQRSEILNLILKDLYGKRELLKNGIIPPEVIYAHRGFLRSCDQIEYKTPKQLLVHAVDLARGPDGRMWVVNDRTQAPSGMGYALENRFSTTKIIPEIYKDVNVRQPSTFFNDFNKLLLNVAPSNKENPMVVILTPGPHNETYFEHSYLSSFLGHPLVKGNDLVVRHGKVWLKSLKGLKQVDVILRRVDDSFMDPLELREDSYLGVAGLLEVVRLQNVAIVNPIGSGVLENPALIPFMENICKFFLKEKLILPQIASWWCGQEKERKHVLEDLPSYVVKRIDRSHREHIYFCEFLSKEELKELKAEILENPNRFVAQEKISFSTAPNFIDDKLEPRKIVCRTFSIAKQDSYSVMPGGLVRVATEREELFVSNQRGGTSKDFWIVSDKKQNYLQNYSWNKSVSNQAESINDVPSNTAENLYWSGRYLGRTLFTARYLRMVLNQMTHVQYNDERKSESESLKILFQSITNITSTFPGFTGENEEEALKNPLKELKSLTLDNQRIGGFAQSMQSFNNSYYSLRNLWSKDMWRVFDGIQKQLTKLKEEKVYTISTLSKFFDKIITRLIAFMALSEESILVRQGLLLYFIGLQIEQASMTIEKFRSLIIVNYNEELEYEVLESLLNSHESLNIYRYSYKSYLSIENVLKLLLLDKEYSRSLMYQVKRIKKDIDKLPNTSTSVEMTICQKNINTVIQKIESLSLEEILEIDEASNMRKKLDNLLSDLSDLLHLTSLSVSDTYFNHSQQQKQLVDRKISN, encoded by the coding sequence ATGACGATAGAAGAAAGTAAAATTGAAAAGACAATCTTACACGATTATTTTTTAAATAAAAGTAAATATGATGAACTATTAATTTCTAAAATGGAAGAGACATCTGATTGGAAAGTTTTATTAGACAATTTACAAAAAATTGGACCCAAAAAATTAGCTTCTAAACAAGCTGATATAGACTGGCTATTGGCAGAAAATGGTGTTACCTATAATGTTTATAACGATCCTAAAGGGTTAAATAGACCCTGGAATTTAAACGTAGTTCCGTTTATAATTCATCAAAGTGAATGGAGTGAAGTTGAAAGAGGAATTCAACAAAGATCTGAAATATTAAACCTAATTTTAAAAGATTTATACGGAAAACGTGAATTACTTAAAAACGGAATTATTCCGCCAGAAGTAATTTACGCACATCGTGGTTTTTTACGTTCTTGTGATCAAATTGAATATAAAACACCTAAACAATTACTGGTACATGCAGTAGATTTAGCGAGAGGTCCAGACGGACGTATGTGGGTTGTAAATGACAGAACACAAGCACCTTCTGGAATGGGATATGCTTTAGAAAATAGATTTTCTACCACTAAAATTATTCCTGAAATATATAAGGATGTAAACGTTAGACAACCCTCTACCTTTTTTAATGATTTTAATAAATTATTGCTTAACGTAGCTCCGTCTAATAAAGAGAACCCAATGGTGGTTATTTTAACACCTGGGCCACATAATGAAACGTATTTTGAACATTCCTATTTATCTTCATTTTTAGGTCATCCTTTGGTAAAAGGAAATGATTTAGTGGTAAGACATGGTAAAGTTTGGTTAAAATCGTTAAAAGGTTTAAAGCAAGTAGATGTTATTTTACGACGTGTAGATGACAGTTTTATGGATCCTTTAGAATTAAGAGAAGATTCTTATTTAGGAGTTGCTGGTTTATTAGAGGTTGTACGTTTACAAAATGTTGCCATTGTAAATCCTATTGGAAGTGGTGTTTTAGAAAACCCTGCTTTAATTCCGTTTATGGAGAATATTTGCAAATTTTTCTTGAAAGAAAAGTTAATTCTACCTCAAATTGCTTCTTGGTGGTGCGGACAAGAAAAAGAAAGAAAACATGTTTTAGAAGATTTACCTTCTTATGTAGTAAAAAGAATAGACAGATCGCATAGAGAACATATCTATTTCTGTGAGTTTTTAAGCAAAGAAGAATTAAAGGAACTAAAAGCTGAAATTTTAGAAAACCCAAATAGATTTGTAGCACAAGAAAAAATATCTTTTTCTACAGCTCCTAATTTTATTGATGATAAATTAGAACCTCGTAAAATTGTGTGTAGGACTTTTTCTATAGCAAAACAAGATAGTTATAGCGTTATGCCTGGTGGTTTAGTTAGAGTTGCCACAGAACGTGAAGAGCTTTTTGTATCTAATCAGCGAGGAGGAACTAGTAAAGATTTTTGGATTGTTAGTGATAAAAAACAAAATTACTTACAAAACTATTCTTGGAATAAGAGCGTTTCCAATCAGGCAGAAAGTATTAATGACGTACCTAGTAATACTGCCGAAAACCTATATTGGTCTGGTAGATATTTGGGTCGAACTTTATTTACAGCAAGGTATTTACGTATGGTTTTAAACCAAATGACGCATGTACAATATAATGATGAAAGAAAATCTGAATCTGAAAGTTTAAAAATATTATTTCAATCTATTACAAACATTACTTCTACGTTTCCTGGTTTTACAGGAGAAAATGAAGAAGAAGCATTAAAGAATCCTCTTAAAGAATTAAAGTCGCTTACTTTAGATAACCAAAGAATTGGAGGTTTTGCGCAATCTATGCAGAGTTTTAACAACTCTTATTATTCTCTTAGAAACCTATGGTCTAAAGATATGTGGCGTGTTTTTGATGGAATTCAGAAACAACTTACAAAACTTAAAGAAGAAAAGGTTTACACTATTTCTACTTTATCTAAGTTCTTTGATAAAATAATTACAAGATTGATTGCTTTTATGGCTTTGTCAGAAGAAAGTATATTAGTAAGACAAGGACTTCTACTCTACTTTATTGGTTTGCAAATAGAACAAGCATCTATGACTATAGAGAAATTTAGGTCTTTAATTATTGTAAATTATAATGAGGAATTAGAGTATGAAGTTTTAGAATCACTTTTAAATAGTCACGAAAGTTTAAACATTTATAGATACAGTTACAAGTCTTATCTAAGTATAGAAAACGTCTTAAAGTTATTACTTTTAGATAAAGAATATTCTAGATCTTTAATGTATCAAGTAAAAAGGATTAAGAAAGATATTGATAAGTTACCGAATACAAGTACATCTGTAGAAATGACTATTTGTCAAAAAAACATTAATACGGTAATTCAAAAAATTGAAAGTTTATCGCTAGAAGAAATTCTAGAAATTGATGAAGCATCTAATATGCGTAAAAAGTTAGACAACTTACTGTCTGATTTAAGTGATTTATTACACTTAACATCTTTATCTGTTTCAGACACTTACTTTAACCACTCTCAGCAACAAAAACAGTTGGTAGATAGAAAAATTTCTAATTAA
- a CDS encoding DUF2126 domain-containing protein: protein MALKIVISHKTTYKYDRKVSLSPHIFRLRPAPHSRTPIESYSIKITPEEQFFNWQQDPFGNYVARLVFPEKTDEMSIDVEIIADLKTINPFDFFIEEYAEEYPFVYTETVKKELQPYLEITDKGKLLEEFIKTLDYTPRKTIYFLIDINQKIYEFLNYNIRMDPGVQSCEETLGQKNGSCRDYAWLFVQTLRHLGFGARFVSGYLVQLKSDEKSLDGPSGPEEDFTDLHAWAEVYLPGAGWIGFDATSGLLASEGHIPLACTPSFESAAPVSGMTDKCETEFFFENKVTRILESPRVTKPYTEEQWDAVYKLGNKVEKQLEKGDVRLTMGGEPTFISIDDLESPEWNTAADGPNKRKLAGDLTKGLYDKFGNGAVLHHAQGKWYPGEPLPRWQIEICWRKDGRPIWYNKKFLSSYADNPIVPENSDKLFLETLSKYLRVSTEHILPSYEDPFYHLWEQGNLPIDIDPAKDKDGSLARKKLHEIYEKGASTPVGHLLPLNKTEDKWFTSAWTFRRQHIFLTPGNSPMGLRLPLDSLMEKPEHEVFPIYEPDLFSKKKRLPSFKNIVKKRYQEFLDYGLELNQPNYFVRTALCAEIREGKLYLFLPPLETAEMFLDLIAAIELTARELNVPVIMEGYEPPKDNRLESLKITPDPAVIEVNVHPVTNWQDLCKNTFTFYDEAKKARLGTEKFMLDGKHTGTGGGNHVTLGGTSPADSPLLRKPSLLRSLLTFWQHHPGLTYLFSGSFVGPTSQAPRVDEARLDNLYELEIAFNQIPKDGEVPFWLTDRLFRHLLTDLTGNTHRAEFCIDKLYSPDSSTGRLGILELRGFDMPPHPKMSLVQMLLVRTLVAWFWKKPYEHNLVRWGTELHDKFLIEHYVREDIKDIVDQLNKAGYEFKEDWFDPFFEFRFPLHGMVDINNIHLELRAGIEPWNVLGEEMTGGGTARYVDSSLERLQVKVSNFNEDRFALSCNGVKVQLNKTGVHGEYVAGVRYKAWDPFSALHPTIPVDTPLVFDIVDTWNKRSIGGCTYFVAHPGGRSYDEYPVNSYEAESRRINRFWEFGHTQGEIDPVESINPNTESTSRSVETNSSSKRFKFKELPVNFEFPYTLDLRKK, encoded by the coding sequence ATGGCATTAAAAATCGTAATATCACACAAGACAACTTATAAATATGATAGAAAAGTATCATTATCTCCTCATATTTTTAGGCTAAGACCAGCACCTCACTCCAGAACACCTATAGAATCTTATTCTATTAAAATTACGCCAGAAGAGCAATTCTTTAACTGGCAACAAGATCCTTTTGGAAATTATGTAGCGCGTTTGGTTTTTCCTGAGAAAACAGATGAAATGTCTATTGATGTTGAGATTATAGCCGATTTAAAAACGATCAATCCTTTTGATTTCTTTATTGAAGAGTATGCAGAAGAATATCCTTTTGTGTATACAGAAACTGTAAAAAAAGAATTACAACCTTATTTAGAAATTACAGATAAGGGGAAGCTTTTAGAAGAGTTTATAAAAACATTAGATTATACGCCAAGAAAAACCATTTATTTTCTAATTGATATCAATCAGAAAATTTATGAGTTTTTAAATTATAATATTAGAATGGATCCGGGTGTTCAAAGTTGTGAAGAAACTTTGGGGCAGAAAAACGGTTCTTGTAGAGATTATGCCTGGTTATTTGTACAGACTTTACGTCACTTAGGGTTTGGAGCACGTTTTGTTTCTGGTTATTTAGTACAATTAAAATCAGACGAAAAATCATTAGACGGTCCTTCTGGACCTGAAGAAGATTTTACAGACTTACATGCTTGGGCAGAAGTTTATTTACCAGGTGCTGGTTGGATTGGTTTCGATGCCACTTCTGGTCTTTTAGCAAGTGAAGGTCATATTCCGTTAGCCTGTACACCTTCTTTTGAAAGTGCCGCACCCGTTTCTGGAATGACAGATAAATGTGAAACTGAATTCTTTTTTGAAAACAAAGTAACTAGAATTTTAGAATCTCCAAGAGTTACAAAACCGTATACAGAAGAACAATGGGACGCTGTTTACAAACTTGGTAATAAAGTAGAAAAACAACTCGAAAAAGGAGATGTTCGTTTAACAATGGGTGGCGAACCTACCTTTATTTCTATTGATGATTTAGAGTCTCCGGAGTGGAATACTGCTGCAGATGGACCAAATAAAAGAAAACTAGCAGGCGATTTAACCAAAGGTTTGTATGATAAATTTGGTAACGGAGCTGTTTTACATCATGCACAAGGAAAATGGTATCCAGGAGAACCTTTACCAAGATGGCAAATAGAAATTTGCTGGCGTAAAGATGGTAGACCTATTTGGTACAATAAAAAGTTTTTATCCAGCTATGCTGATAATCCTATTGTTCCAGAAAATTCTGATAAATTATTTTTAGAAACACTTTCTAAGTATTTACGTGTTTCTACAGAACATATTCTTCCTAGTTACGAAGACCCATTTTATCATTTATGGGAACAAGGAAATTTACCGATAGATATAGATCCTGCAAAGGATAAAGACGGTTCTTTAGCACGTAAAAAATTACATGAAATTTATGAAAAAGGCGCATCTACACCTGTTGGTCATTTACTGCCTTTAAATAAAACAGAAGATAAATGGTTTACAAGTGCTTGGACTTTTAGAAGACAGCATATCTTTTTAACTCCAGGGAATTCTCCTATGGGATTAAGATTGCCTTTAGATTCATTAATGGAAAAACCAGAACATGAGGTTTTTCCTATTTATGAACCAGATTTGTTTTCTAAAAAGAAACGCTTACCTAGTTTTAAAAATATTGTAAAGAAAAGGTATCAAGAATTTTTAGATTATGGTTTAGAATTAAATCAACCTAACTATTTTGTACGTACTGCACTTTGTGCCGAAATTAGAGAAGGTAAATTATATTTATTTTTACCGCCTTTAGAAACGGCAGAAATGTTTTTAGATTTAATTGCTGCCATAGAACTTACCGCAAGAGAATTAAATGTACCTGTTATTATGGAAGGTTATGAACCGCCAAAAGATAACAGATTAGAGTCTCTTAAAATAACACCAGATCCTGCTGTTATTGAGGTGAATGTACATCCGGTTACCAACTGGCAAGATTTGTGTAAAAACACATTTACTTTTTATGATGAAGCTAAAAAAGCAAGATTAGGTACAGAAAAGTTTATGTTAGATGGTAAACACACCGGAACTGGTGGTGGAAACCATGTAACTTTAGGAGGTACAAGTCCTGCAGATAGTCCTTTATTACGTAAACCAAGTTTGTTACGTAGTTTATTAACATTCTGGCAACATCACCCAGGTTTAACGTACTTATTTTCTGGTTCTTTTGTGGGACCAACAAGTCAGGCGCCAAGAGTAGATGAAGCTCGTTTAGACAACTTATACGAATTAGAAATTGCTTTTAATCAAATTCCGAAAGATGGCGAAGTTCCTTTTTGGTTAACAGATAGATTGTTTAGACATTTATTAACCGATTTAACAGGAAACACGCACAGAGCAGAGTTTTGTATTGATAAATTATACTCTCCAGATTCTTCTACAGGAAGATTAGGTATTTTAGAATTACGTGGATTTGATATGCCACCGCACCCAAAAATGAGTTTGGTACAAATGCTACTCGTTAGAACTTTGGTTGCTTGGTTCTGGAAAAAACCTTACGAACATAATTTAGTTCGTTGGGGAACAGAATTACATGATAAATTTTTAATAGAACATTACGTAAGAGAAGACATTAAAGATATTGTTGACCAATTAAATAAAGCAGGTTACGAATTTAAAGAAGATTGGTTCGATCCATTTTTCGAATTTAGATTCCCATTACATGGGATGGTAGACATTAATAATATTCATTTAGAATTAAGAGCAGGTATAGAACCTTGGAATGTTTTAGGTGAAGAAATGACTGGTGGAGGAACTGCAAGATATGTAGATTCTTCATTGGAAAGATTACAAGTAAAAGTTTCTAATTTTAACGAAGACCGTTTTGCATTAAGTTGTAACGGCGTTAAGGTACAATTAAATAAAACAGGTGTTCATGGAGAATATGTAGCAGGTGTTCGTTATAAAGCTTGGGATCCGTTTTCTGCTTTACACCCAACAATTCCGGTAGATACTCCACTTGTTTTTGATATTGTAGATACTTGGAATAAACGTTCTATTGGAGGTTGTACTTATTTTGTTGCGCATCCAGGAGGAAGATCTTATGATGAATATCCAGTAAATAGTTATGAAGCAGAATCGAGACGAATTAATCGTTTCTGGGAGTTTGGACATACACAAGGTGAAATTGATCCTGTGGAAAGTATCAACCCAAATACAGAAAGCACTAGTAGAAGTGTAGAAACCAACAGTAGTTCTAAGCGATTTAAGTTTAAAGAATTACCTGTTAATTTTGAATTTCCTTACACCCTAGATTTAAGAAAAAAGTAA
- a CDS encoding alpha-E domain-containing protein, translating to MLARVANNLFWMGRYIERSEHLARFLNVNYFSSLDAPDELSQSRQFVLRSVMYMSANEIIDADITLEEEAVLFNVGLNLEQPYSIVNTFINAHENARSSRDLISTELFECINRINHSYKGYPIEKFVKSGLYEFTSMVTQSASEVRSKIKSTLLHDEVYAIIMLGVYLERAIQVSRIINSKLSDVAAAKEIYGDAIDSSYQWSTLLKCVSTHDMMRSFYKKTPSRKTTLEFIILNGKCPRSIKSCLYQIYKYICIISKNRQIKDDSAAFLIGKMKAEFEYKLITDIEDNIEEFIADLIEHLVLIADKLEENYFNISDAIIKPDVKVAPEVKKQTQKQ from the coding sequence ATGTTAGCAAGAGTAGCCAATAACCTTTTTTGGATGGGAAGATATATTGAACGTTCAGAGCACTTGGCAAGGTTTTTAAACGTCAATTACTTTTCTTCTTTAGATGCACCAGATGAATTATCTCAATCTAGACAATTTGTATTAAGATCTGTAATGTACATGTCTGCAAACGAAATTATAGATGCAGATATTACATTAGAAGAAGAAGCTGTTTTATTTAATGTTGGTCTAAATTTAGAGCAACCGTATTCTATTGTAAATACCTTTATTAATGCGCATGAAAATGCAAGAAGCTCTAGAGATTTAATTTCTACAGAATTATTTGAATGTATCAATAGAATTAATCATAGTTATAAAGGATATCCTATAGAGAAATTTGTAAAAAGTGGTTTGTACGAGTTTACTTCTATGGTAACACAATCTGCTTCAGAAGTAAGAAGTAAAATTAAAAGTACACTTTTACATGATGAAGTATACGCCATTATTATGCTTGGTGTTTATTTAGAAAGAGCCATACAAGTATCTAGAATTATTAATTCTAAATTAAGTGATGTCGCGGCAGCTAAAGAAATCTATGGAGATGCTATAGATAGCAGTTATCAATGGTCAACGCTTTTAAAATGCGTATCTACACATGATATGATGCGTAGTTTCTATAAAAAAACACCTTCTAGAAAAACTACATTAGAGTTTATTATTTTAAACGGAAAATGCCCAAGATCTATAAAAAGTTGTTTGTATCAAATTTACAAATACATCTGTATTATTTCTAAAAACAGACAAATAAAAGATGATTCTGCGGCTTTTTTAATTGGTAAAATGAAGGCTGAATTTGAGTATAAACTCATTACGGATATTGAAGATAATATAGAAGAATTTATTGCAGATTTAATTGAGCATTTAGTTTTAATTGCAGATAAACTAGAAGAGAATTACTTTAATATTTCAGATGCTATAATTAAACCAGATGTTAAAGTGGCTCCTGAAGTAAAAAAACAAACTCAAAAGCAATAA